One Paraburkholderia flagellata genomic window carries:
- a CDS encoding DUF6900 domain-containing protein, whose product MIDRTPNHPCWPALVAIANQHLEISNLEESGRKLTDIRFLRVPDLADALEQAYQLGLNVGYNAEPE is encoded by the coding sequence GTGATCGATAGAACCCCGAATCATCCTTGCTGGCCGGCACTTGTTGCGATAGCCAACCAGCACCTCGAAATCAGCAACCTCGAAGAATCCGGGCGAAAGCTCACGGATATCCGTTTCCTGCGGGTGCCGGATCTCGCTGATGCCCTCGAGCAAGCCTACCAGTTGGGGCTTAACGTGGGCTACAACGCGGAACCTGAATAG